One genomic window of Sphingomonas sp. C3-2 includes the following:
- a CDS encoding MupA/Atu3671 family FMN-dependent luciferase-like monooxygenase, which yields MNGSNWRCVLIGDESLLTHCGEMILHHGHNIAAVVSSNDANRSWARSKGIVALDTPEALHGATIGDVAYLFSITNLSLLPASLLAFPRVAAINFHDGPLPDYAGVHAPVWALLNGETAYGIRWHRMTEAVDAGDILARADFDIDPGETAFSLNVKCFSAAQAAFGGLLARLDGQTPPPVLQAGQPPCRIFRRKDRPLGACALTWADSAEQIDALIRALDFGPHPNPVGIANTMLGDAVAVIGAAQILSSTSASAPGTITAAHDSGITVATGSNDILLTRLTDIHGQPIEATQHLVGRRFDMPDATALDMRSVWDSKRASAEKFWRKALHAFEPLVLPIANETVGSPIPRAIAGTALSAPHPVATAIAFLARIADKGRVDVGFSAGHDANIGLEVRLRPLSIAVDFGAPMAALDEALSPHLAEIASRPGFGWDLLLRSPDIPFRHFPVALIVTDRPGEAALPQGTQVALALRDDGSGWTWHYDASVIADDAMAALDESFSAFLSAARTAPATAIGDLTVVSARQQALAERFNAVEQTGELLCLHRLFSEQAARTPDDKAISFGAATLTYRDVEQRANRLAHHLQKLGVKPDTLVGVFMDRDPMMIVAMIAIHKAGGAYVPLDPAYPQARTAHMMEDSGAQVIITQSRLLDTLPASDAIIVRADADWPAIALYPDTPPVVEVQPENLAYVIYTSGSTGRPKGVMIEHRNVCNFLNGMDAKLAPNGTWLAVTSICFDISVLELFWTLTRGFHVVLAGSDALTGGAVEAARPLDFSLFYFSADEAAGGSEKYRLLLEGAKFGDTHGFKAIWTPERHFHAFGGLYPNPAVTSAAIAAITDRIEIRGGSVVLPLHHPARVAEEWAVVDNISGGRVGIAFASGWQPDDFLLRPESYADRSKRLVHDIALVQQLWRGEAVRMPGPLGEPVEFRTLPRPLRAELPTWITSAGSVDSFAAAGRAGASVLTHLLGQSLDELVEKLAIYRSERRAAGHDGDGHVTLMLHSFVGPDADAVRAQVREPMIAYLRTATNLLKQHAWSFPAFRRPDGAAQTSTSGGLDALSASDMDALLEYAFDRYYETSGLFGTPESCLAMIDRVRAAGVDEIACLIDFGVPTDTVLGHLGWLNALRERAQAAEQADQLSLAELIHRHGVTHFQCTPSMVRLLLADAESRAALGQLQHLLVGGEAMPPDMAVALKTIVPGRVTNMYGPTETTIWSSAHELDSALGPVPLGRPLANQRLCIRDSRLRPLPPGIPGEIVIGGMGVARGYLHRTDLTEERFPRDPDVSGERLYRTGDIGVLRNDGSTIDYLGRRDNQVKLRGYRIELGEIEALLASMETVREAVVIAHNGGLIAYVSPCQNPEAIERMQALVQRQLPAFMQPSAILSIDDMPRTPNFKIDRAALPAPEAVPFSNAAIAEHDHAQPPANGLEERIVGLWKQVLGPRTIGANDNFFDIGGHSLLAVQLHSLLKTELGRDLPITDIFRFPTVRTLSAHLGGAANEPIAARTGEDRATGRRAAMQRRRESRFAMADKGE from the coding sequence ATGAATGGCAGCAATTGGCGCTGCGTCCTGATCGGCGACGAGAGCCTTCTTACCCATTGCGGCGAGATGATCCTGCACCATGGCCACAACATTGCCGCCGTGGTGAGCAGCAACGATGCCAATCGCAGCTGGGCGCGGAGCAAGGGCATTGTTGCGTTGGATACGCCCGAGGCGTTGCACGGCGCCACAATCGGCGACGTCGCCTATCTGTTCAGCATCACCAACCTCTCGCTGCTGCCCGCTTCGTTATTGGCCTTTCCGCGCGTGGCGGCGATCAATTTCCATGATGGCCCCCTGCCCGATTATGCCGGCGTGCATGCTCCGGTATGGGCGCTTCTGAATGGCGAAACAGCATATGGCATCCGCTGGCACCGGATGACCGAAGCGGTAGATGCGGGCGATATTCTGGCGCGCGCGGATTTCGACATCGATCCGGGCGAGACGGCATTTTCGCTCAATGTAAAATGCTTCTCGGCTGCGCAGGCGGCTTTTGGCGGCTTGCTGGCACGACTTGACGGCCAGACACCGCCACCGGTTCTACAGGCGGGGCAGCCCCCTTGCCGCATATTTCGACGCAAGGACCGGCCGCTAGGAGCCTGCGCCCTGACCTGGGCAGATAGCGCCGAACAGATCGACGCGCTCATCCGTGCGCTGGATTTCGGCCCGCACCCAAACCCGGTGGGGATCGCCAATACCATGCTCGGTGACGCGGTTGCCGTCATTGGCGCAGCGCAGATCCTGTCGAGCACCTCGGCCAGCGCACCCGGAACGATCACGGCCGCCCATGACAGCGGGATCACGGTGGCGACGGGCTCGAACGATATATTGCTGACGCGGCTGACCGACATCCATGGTCAACCAATCGAGGCCACGCAACATCTCGTCGGGCGACGGTTCGATATGCCAGACGCGACGGCGCTGGATATGCGCAGCGTATGGGACAGCAAGCGTGCGTCAGCAGAAAAATTCTGGCGCAAGGCCCTGCACGCCTTCGAGCCGCTTGTGCTGCCGATCGCCAACGAGACCGTAGGGTCCCCCATACCGCGCGCGATTGCCGGGACGGCTTTGAGCGCCCCGCATCCTGTGGCAACGGCGATCGCCTTCCTCGCCCGGATCGCAGACAAGGGCCGGGTTGATGTCGGTTTTTCGGCAGGGCATGACGCTAATATCGGTCTGGAGGTAAGGCTCCGTCCGCTCAGCATCGCGGTCGATTTCGGTGCCCCCATGGCCGCGCTCGACGAAGCGCTTTCGCCGCATCTGGCCGAGATTGCATCACGGCCCGGCTTTGGCTGGGATTTGCTGCTTCGCAGCCCTGATATCCCGTTCCGGCACTTCCCGGTCGCGCTGATCGTGACCGACCGTCCCGGCGAGGCCGCTTTGCCGCAAGGAACACAGGTTGCGCTGGCGCTGCGCGATGACGGATCGGGCTGGACATGGCATTACGACGCCTCGGTCATTGCCGATGATGCGATGGCTGCGCTCGACGAGAGCTTTTCGGCCTTCCTGTCCGCCGCACGAACCGCACCCGCGACCGCCATTGGCGATTTGACGGTTGTGAGCGCGCGGCAACAGGCTCTGGCCGAGCGCTTCAATGCGGTTGAGCAGACCGGCGAATTGCTGTGTCTGCACCGGCTTTTCAGCGAGCAGGCGGCGCGCACGCCTGATGACAAGGCGATCAGCTTTGGCGCCGCAACGCTGACGTACCGCGACGTCGAGCAACGTGCGAACCGGCTGGCGCATCATTTGCAGAAGCTCGGCGTGAAGCCCGACACTCTGGTCGGCGTGTTCATGGACCGTGATCCGATGATGATCGTCGCCATGATCGCGATCCATAAGGCGGGCGGCGCCTATGTTCCGCTGGACCCCGCATATCCGCAAGCGCGCACCGCCCATATGATGGAGGATAGCGGCGCCCAGGTGATCATCACCCAATCGCGGTTGCTCGATACGCTGCCTGCGAGCGATGCGATCATCGTGCGGGCCGATGCGGACTGGCCGGCGATTGCGCTTTATCCGGACACCCCGCCCGTGGTGGAGGTGCAACCCGAAAATCTGGCCTATGTGATCTACACTTCGGGTTCGACGGGCCGCCCCAAGGGGGTGATGATCGAACATCGCAACGTCTGCAATTTCCTGAACGGGATGGACGCGAAGCTGGCGCCCAATGGCACCTGGCTTGCGGTCACGAGCATCTGCTTCGACATTTCGGTGCTGGAATTGTTCTGGACGCTGACGCGCGGTTTCCATGTGGTTCTGGCGGGCAGCGATGCGTTGACGGGAGGCGCCGTTGAGGCGGCTCGGCCACTCGATTTCAGCCTCTTCTATTTCTCGGCCGATGAGGCGGCGGGCGGGAGCGAGAAATACAGGCTGCTGCTGGAAGGCGCGAAGTTTGGCGACACGCATGGCTTCAAGGCGATCTGGACGCCCGAACGCCATTTCCATGCCTTTGGTGGCCTCTATCCAAACCCCGCAGTGACCAGCGCGGCCATCGCTGCGATCACCGATCGTATCGAGATCCGTGGCGGCAGCGTCGTCCTGCCGCTGCACCATCCCGCGCGCGTTGCCGAGGAATGGGCGGTTGTCGACAATATTTCGGGCGGGCGGGTCGGCATTGCCTTTGCCTCGGGCTGGCAGCCCGATGATTTCCTGCTGCGCCCCGAAAGCTATGCCGATCGTTCCAAGCGGCTGGTGCACGATATCGCGCTGGTTCAGCAACTGTGGCGCGGCGAAGCGGTGCGGATGCCGGGACCGCTGGGCGAGCCGGTAGAATTCAGGACCCTGCCCCGTCCACTTCGGGCCGAATTGCCCACCTGGATCACATCGGCCGGAAGCGTCGACAGCTTCGCCGCCGCAGGCCGGGCAGGTGCGTCCGTCCTCACGCACCTGCTCGGCCAATCGCTGGATGAGCTGGTTGAAAAACTGGCGATCTATCGCAGCGAGCGGCGCGCGGCGGGCCATGACGGTGACGGGCATGTGACGCTGATGCTGCACAGTTTTGTCGGCCCCGATGCCGACGCGGTCCGCGCGCAGGTGCGCGAACCGATGATTGCCTATCTGCGCACCGCGACCAATTTGCTGAAGCAGCATGCCTGGTCTTTCCCCGCCTTTCGTCGCCCGGACGGCGCGGCGCAGACGAGCACATCGGGCGGGCTGGACGCGCTGTCCGCAAGCGATATGGACGCGCTGCTCGAATATGCGTTCGATCGCTATTATGAGACGAGCGGACTGTTCGGCACGCCGGAGAGCTGCCTTGCGATGATCGACCGCGTCCGCGCGGCCGGAGTGGACGAAATCGCCTGCCTTATCGATTTCGGGGTGCCGACCGATACGGTGCTGGGCCATCTCGGCTGGCTGAACGCGCTTCGGGAACGTGCGCAAGCGGCGGAGCAGGCTGATCAACTTTCGCTGGCGGAACTGATCCACCGACATGGGGTCACCCATTTCCAGTGCACGCCGTCGATGGTGCGGCTGTTACTGGCGGATGCCGAAAGCCGGGCCGCGCTGGGCCAGTTACAGCACCTTCTTGTCGGCGGCGAGGCTATGCCGCCGGACATGGCGGTGGCGCTAAAGACGATCGTCCCCGGCCGGGTCACCAATATGTACGGGCCGACCGAAACGACGATCTGGTCCTCTGCGCATGAACTGGACAGCGCCTTGGGGCCAGTGCCGTTGGGCCGACCATTGGCGAACCAACGGCTTTGCATCAGGGACAGTCGCCTTCGGCCGCTTCCGCCCGGCATTCCGGGTGAAATCGTCATCGGCGGAATGGGCGTGGCGCGGGGATATCTCCACCGCACGGACCTGACCGAAGAACGCTTCCCGCGCGATCCGGACGTGTCTGGCGAACGGCTGTACCGCACGGGTGATATCGGGGTTCTGCGAAACGACGGTTCGACGATCGACTATCTCGGCCGCCGAGACAATCAGGTGAAGCTGCGCGGTTACCGGATCGAACTGGGCGAGATCGAAGCGCTTCTCGCGTCGATGGAGACTGTCCGCGAGGCGGTGGTGATTGCCCATAATGGCGGCTTGATTGCTTATGTCAGCCCCTGCCAGAACCCCGAGGCGATCGAAAGGATGCAGGCGCTGGTGCAAAGGCAACTACCAGCGTTCATGCAACCATCGGCGATCCTGTCGATAGATGACATGCCGCGCACGCCCAACTTCAAGATCGACCGCGCCGCGCTGCCCGCGCCCGAAGCCGTGCCGTTCAGCAATGCGGCCATTGCTGAGCATGACCACGCCCAGCCCCCCGCCAATGGGCTGGAGGAGCGGATCGTTGGCCTGTGGAAGCAGGTGCTGGGGCCGCGCACCATCGGCGCCAATGACAATTTCTTCGACATTGGCGGACATTCGCTTCTCGCCGTCCAGTTGCACAGTCTGCTGAAGACGGAACTGGGCCGCGATCTGCCGATTACCGATATCTTCCGTTTCCCGACGGTACGAACGCTTTCGGCACATCTGGGAGGTGCGGCGAACGAGCCGATTGCCGCGCGGACCGGAGAGGACCGCGCGACAGGACGCCGGGCCGCGATGCAGCGTCGGCGCGAATCTCGTTTCGCCATGGCCGACAAGGGGGAATGA
- a CDS encoding glycosyltransferase family 2 protein, translated as MTVQSPHPLIGCVVIGRNEGERLSRCLASVVGRYDAIVYVDSGSADDSLVRAAQAGVEVISLSDDEPFTAARARNAGAEKLGTILPDAAFIQFIDGDCSLAEHWPATALSVMQRSADLAAVCGRRREWRPQASPYNQLCDQEWNTPCGETPTCGGDALVRVAAFNAVGGFRPWLIAGEEPDLCFRMRAQGWKICRIAADMTEHDAAMERFGQWWQRNRRSGFATAEALALRGRHEPQLIREACSNLFWSLPPAWLLWPVLWLRIAMRRGRLAANYMTIGKIPHSLGQIDFLMSKIKNKKMSLIEYK; from the coding sequence ATGACCGTGCAATCGCCCCATCCGCTGATCGGCTGCGTGGTGATCGGGCGCAATGAAGGCGAACGGCTCAGCCGTTGCCTCGCCAGCGTTGTCGGGCGCTATGACGCCATCGTCTACGTCGATTCCGGCTCCGCCGACGACAGCCTCGTTCGGGCAGCACAGGCGGGTGTCGAGGTGATATCATTGTCCGACGATGAGCCGTTTACCGCTGCCCGGGCGCGTAATGCCGGTGCGGAAAAACTGGGTACGATATTGCCCGACGCCGCGTTCATCCAGTTTATCGATGGGGACTGCAGCCTTGCCGAGCATTGGCCAGCCACCGCGCTTTCGGTGATGCAGCGCAGCGCAGACCTAGCGGCGGTGTGCGGGCGCAGGCGGGAATGGCGCCCCCAGGCCAGCCCCTATAACCAACTGTGCGATCAGGAATGGAACACGCCCTGCGGCGAAACGCCCACCTGCGGGGGGGACGCGCTGGTGCGGGTTGCGGCCTTCAACGCGGTTGGCGGATTCCGTCCCTGGCTGATCGCGGGCGAAGAACCGGACCTGTGCTTCCGCATGCGCGCGCAGGGCTGGAAGATTTGCCGGATCGCTGCGGACATGACCGAGCATGACGCCGCGATGGAGCGCTTCGGGCAATGGTGGCAGCGCAACAGGCGAAGCGGTTTTGCCACCGCCGAAGCACTGGCTCTTCGCGGGCGGCACGAACCCCAATTGATCCGTGAGGCGTGCAGCAACCTTTTCTGGTCCCTGCCCCCCGCCTGGCTGCTCTGGCCGGTCCTGTGGCTGCGCATCGCAATGCGCCGTGGGCGACTGGCTGCGAACTATATGACGATCGGGAAGATCCCGCACAGCCTGGGCCAGATCGATTTCCTGATGTCCAAGATAAAAAACAAGAAAATGTCGCTTATCGAGTACAAATGA
- a CDS encoding glycosyltransferase family 4 protein, which translates to MQASTCTNSASETRTFMPDQVMIGMPARVAYLTNAYPKVSHSFIRREIRALEQQGFEILRISIRPGDANLPEAEDRAEADRTVTMLNGRWLPFLTATLAQAIRRPIRFLKACAFAATTGVRSEAGLFKSMVYLVEACFLVRLLAAHGLRHVHVHFGTNPATVAMLAHQLAAITFSVTLHGPDEFDAPKALHIREKVASASFVVAISNFGLAQLMRWSDPEDWRKIKVIRCGVDQRLLQSSANDQANVGIWSNTLVCIARLSAQKGLNLLLRAVARLAHDHEFTVRIIGDGELRAELEKDIRTLGLEQHVVLLGWRGVDDVRKEILAARAMVLPSLAEGLPVVLMEALALGRPVVTTCIAGIPELVDEACGCLVAAGSDAALAQAIEEILTASPPRLAQMGAIGRERVIRSHNVDRNTSTLAALLRPLV; encoded by the coding sequence ATGCAGGCCTCCACATGCACCAACAGTGCATCGGAAACCCGCACTTTCATGCCGGATCAGGTGATGATCGGAATGCCCGCGCGCGTCGCCTATCTCACCAATGCCTATCCCAAGGTGAGCCACAGCTTCATCCGGCGCGAGATCCGCGCGCTTGAGCAACAGGGTTTTGAAATCCTGCGCATCTCGATCCGCCCGGGCGATGCCAACCTGCCCGAAGCGGAGGACCGCGCCGAAGCCGACCGCACGGTCACCATGCTCAACGGGCGCTGGTTGCCCTTCCTGACCGCGACGCTTGCCCAGGCGATCCGCCGCCCCATCCGCTTCCTCAAGGCCTGCGCCTTTGCCGCGACCACAGGAGTGCGGAGCGAGGCGGGCCTTTTCAAATCGATGGTCTATCTGGTCGAAGCGTGTTTTCTGGTGCGCCTGCTCGCAGCCCATGGCCTGCGGCATGTGCATGTCCATTTCGGCACCAATCCGGCAACGGTTGCGATGCTGGCGCATCAGCTCGCCGCGATCACCTTCAGCGTGACGCTGCACGGGCCGGACGAGTTCGACGCGCCCAAGGCACTCCACATCCGCGAAAAGGTGGCGTCCGCGAGCTTCGTGGTCGCGATATCCAATTTCGGGCTGGCGCAGCTGATGCGCTGGTCCGACCCCGAGGACTGGCGGAAGATCAAGGTGATCCGCTGCGGCGTCGACCAGCGGCTGCTCCAATCTTCGGCCAATGACCAAGCCAATGTCGGGATATGGTCCAACACGCTGGTGTGCATCGCCCGGCTGAGTGCGCAAAAGGGGCTGAACCTGCTGCTCCGCGCGGTCGCACGGCTGGCGCACGACCATGAGTTCACGGTCCGTATCATCGGCGACGGCGAACTGCGGGCCGAACTGGAAAAGGATATCCGGACGCTCGGCCTGGAGCAGCATGTCGTGCTGTTGGGTTGGCGCGGCGTCGACGATGTCCGCAAGGAAATATTGGCGGCGCGCGCGATGGTGCTTCCCAGCCTTGCCGAAGGGCTGCCCGTGGTGCTGATGGAAGCGCTCGCGCTGGGCCGGCCGGTCGTCACCACCTGCATCGCGGGTATTCCCGAACTGGTTGATGAGGCCTGTGGTTGCCTGGTCGCCGCGGGCTCGGATGCAGCGCTGGCGCAGGCGATCGAGGAAATCCTGACCGCTTCTCCCCCGCGCCTTGCCCAGATGGGCGCGATCGGGCGTGAACGCGTGATCCGCAGCCATAATGTGGATCGCAACACCTCCACCCTCGCGGCGCTGCTGCGTCCGCTCGTCTGA
- a CDS encoding VOC family protein, which yields MQITALAYVVVHAAAPESWVRYGEDVLGMKAARLGDDVALKMDERAGRIFVQRAAADRYAASGWEVANKPAFQAAIAELVAAGVEIFPGTPAEIALRHVADMVWFLDPSNNRHEICWGYVSDFARFVSPEGVEGFVTGELGLGHMVLPAPAFEETRAFMHDVLGFGLSDIMVHRPEGQSAQRIDFMHCGNGRHHSLALFEGDVPSGCVHLMVEAATIDEIGRAMDRAARHKVPLMATLGRHVNDHMISFYIQSPGGFAIEYGYGGRVIDWDRHTVFETTAASLWGHDFSVGFGAADASAPAAEPELATTEI from the coding sequence GTGCAGATCACCGCACTGGCCTATGTAGTCGTCCATGCCGCCGCGCCAGAGAGCTGGGTCCGCTATGGCGAAGACGTTCTGGGCATGAAGGCCGCGCGCCTCGGCGATGATGTCGCGCTCAAGATGGATGAACGCGCCGGCCGCATCTTTGTGCAGCGCGCGGCCGCCGATCGCTACGCCGCCAGCGGGTGGGAAGTCGCCAACAAGCCCGCCTTCCAGGCCGCCATCGCCGAACTGGTCGCCGCCGGTGTTGAAATTTTTCCGGGAACCCCTGCCGAAATCGCGCTGCGGCATGTGGCGGACATGGTCTGGTTTCTCGATCCGTCGAACAACCGCCACGAAATTTGCTGGGGCTATGTCAGCGACTTTGCGCGCTTCGTTTCGCCCGAGGGGGTAGAGGGCTTCGTCACCGGCGAACTCGGCCTTGGCCATATGGTTTTGCCGGCGCCCGCCTTCGAGGAAACCCGTGCCTTCATGCACGATGTGCTGGGCTTCGGCCTGTCGGATATCATGGTGCACCGTCCCGAGGGCCAGTCCGCGCAGCGCATCGATTTCATGCACTGTGGCAATGGCCGTCATCACAGCCTTGCGCTGTTCGAGGGCGATGTGCCGTCGGGTTGCGTCCATCTGATGGTCGAGGCCGCCACCATCGACGAAATCGGCCGCGCGATGGACCGCGCCGCCCGGCACAAGGTCCCCCTGATGGCCACGCTGGGGCGTCATGTGAACGATCACATGATTTCCTTCTACATCCAGTCACCCGGCGGTTTTGCCATTGAATATGGCTATGGCGGCCGCGTGATCGACTGGGATCGCCACACCGTTTTCGAAACCACCGCCGCCAGCCTCTGGGGGCATGACTTCTCGGTCGGTTTCGGCGCTGCGGACGCTTCCGCGCCCGCCGCCGAGCCCGAACTCGCCACCACTGAAATCTGA
- a CDS encoding flavin-dependent monooxygenase, whose protein sequence is MKASAATLVQSSDLVARARALVPVLRERAEQAATLCRVPDETIRDFQDAGLFRILQPRQYGGYELDPETFYAVQTTLAEGCMSSAWVFGVVAVHNWQLALFDAQAQADVWGERDDTLIASSYMPKAEVTPVDGGYRISGRWNFSSGVDHCEWVFLGGLVPSPDGPPDYRTFLVPRADFEVIRVWDTLGLRGTGSHDVVVKDAFVPAYRSHRSKDGFATTSPGLKVNDAPLYKLPFGQIFVRAVSSSAIGALQGALDTFLEMGARRVSANDFSKTSDDPDTRMTVARTAAAIDEMKLVLSRNFAVLMDQARAGQPFDLDQRLRFRFQSAEVLDRCAELITRIFYLSGAQGVIRSNPVARTFADIHTGRTHIANNPDKVGRNVGGVMLGAANTDTFI, encoded by the coding sequence ATGAAAGCTTCTGCAGCAACCCTTGTCCAAAGCAGCGATCTCGTCGCCCGGGCCCGCGCGCTTGTTCCGGTCTTGCGCGAACGCGCCGAACAGGCCGCCACGCTCTGCCGTGTGCCCGATGAAACGATCCGCGATTTTCAGGACGCCGGCCTTTTCCGCATCCTCCAGCCCAGGCAATATGGCGGTTACGAACTCGATCCCGAAACCTTCTATGCGGTCCAGACCACGCTTGCTGAAGGGTGCATGTCCTCGGCATGGGTCTTCGGTGTCGTCGCGGTCCATAACTGGCAGCTCGCCTTGTTCGATGCGCAGGCGCAGGCCGATGTCTGGGGCGAGCGCGACGACACGCTGATCGCGTCGTCCTACATGCCCAAGGCCGAAGTTACGCCCGTTGATGGCGGCTATCGGATCAGCGGGCGCTGGAATTTCTCGAGCGGCGTCGATCACTGCGAATGGGTCTTTCTCGGTGGTCTCGTGCCCAGCCCCGATGGCCCGCCCGATTATCGCACCTTCCTCGTGCCCCGTGCCGATTTCGAGGTGATCCGCGTTTGGGACACGCTCGGCCTGCGTGGCACCGGCAGCCATGACGTCGTGGTGAAGGATGCCTTTGTGCCCGCCTATCGCTCGCACCGCTCGAAGGACGGTTTCGCCACCACCAGCCCCGGCCTCAAGGTCAACGACGCGCCGCTCTACAAGCTGCCCTTCGGCCAGATCTTCGTCCGCGCGGTGTCGTCCTCGGCGATCGGCGCACTACAGGGCGCGCTCGATACCTTCCTCGAAATGGGCGCGCGCCGGGTGAGCGCCAATGATTTCTCCAAGACGTCCGATGATCCGGATACCCGGATGACGGTTGCCCGCACGGCCGCCGCGATCGACGAGATGAAGCTGGTGCTCTCGCGCAATTTCGCGGTCCTGATGGATCAGGCGCGTGCCGGCCAGCCCTTCGATCTCGATCAGCGGTTGCGCTTCCGCTTCCAGTCGGCCGAGGTGCTCGATCGCTGCGCGGAACTGATCACGCGGATCTTCTATCTCAGCGGCGCACAGGGCGTGATCCGCAGCAACCCCGTCGCCCGCACCTTTGCCGACATCCATACCGGGCGCACGCATATCGCCAACAACCCCGACAAGGTCGGCCGCAATGTCGGCGGTGTCATGCTCGGCGCGGCAAATACCGACACGTTCATCTGA
- a CDS encoding Rieske 2Fe-2S domain-containing protein has product MATTAEYGLGEHTFPRGWFMIADSNELGEAPLALRFFGREFVAYRGKDSGKVFLVDAYCPHMRVHLAKNTTSYIVRDGNQIEGDSIRCPGHGWRFNPQGQCDDIPYSTHAIPKAACIKTFPVIERAGCIWMWHDAEGGAPDYDLPAFAEWDMPGWARWRIDHLGTLPVHPQEIVDNMTDYAHFVPVHGSLDIEYFANEFEGHIIRQFFRAGHRTLVSEAGTLETDTWYTGPGILQSRMGGQFPALMMICHTPVEDGVVKVWHAVMVKVADDSVDETGLEIARGYQDTALAAFAQDFELWQNKEPAISVLQVLDDGPFHKERIWYRQFYNPRTRAGDFHKRVNGMHVTVDRRASAIAAE; this is encoded by the coding sequence ATGGCAACAACGGCTGAATATGGTCTGGGCGAACACACCTTCCCGCGGGGCTGGTTCATGATCGCCGACAGCAACGAACTGGGCGAGGCGCCGCTGGCGCTTCGCTTCTTCGGGCGCGAATTCGTCGCCTATCGCGGCAAGGACAGCGGCAAGGTCTTCCTCGTCGATGCTTACTGCCCGCACATGCGCGTCCATCTGGCGAAGAACACGACCTCCTATATCGTGCGCGACGGCAACCAGATCGAAGGGGATTCGATCCGCTGCCCCGGTCATGGCTGGCGCTTCAACCCGCAAGGCCAGTGCGACGATATTCCCTATTCCACCCACGCCATCCCCAAGGCCGCGTGCATCAAGACCTTCCCGGTGATCGAACGCGCGGGCTGCATCTGGATGTGGCACGATGCAGAGGGCGGGGCGCCCGATTACGATCTGCCCGCCTTCGCCGAATGGGATATGCCGGGCTGGGCACGCTGGCGGATCGATCATCTCGGCACGCTGCCGGTCCATCCGCAGGAAATCGTCGACAACATGACCGACTATGCCCATTTCGTGCCGGTGCATGGCAGTCTCGATATCGAATATTTCGCCAATGAATTCGAAGGCCATATCATCCGGCAGTTTTTCCGGGCAGGCCACCGGACGCTGGTGAGCGAGGCGGGGACGCTCGAAACCGATACCTGGTACACCGGCCCCGGCATCCTCCAGTCGCGCATGGGCGGCCAGTTTCCGGCCCTCATGATGATCTGCCACACCCCGGTCGAAGACGGCGTGGTGAAGGTCTGGCACGCGGTGATGGTCAAGGTCGCCGACGACAGCGTCGACGAAACCGGGCTCGAAATCGCGCGCGGTTATCAGGATACCGCGCTCGCCGCCTTCGCGCAGGATTTCGAGCTGTGGCAGAACAAGGAACCGGCCATCAGCGTGCTGCAGGTGCTCGATGACGGGCCGTTCCACAAGGAACGCATCTGGTATCGTCAGTTCTACAACCCGCGTACCCGCGCCGGTGACTTTCACAAGCGCGTGAATGGCATGCACGTCACGGTGGACAGGCGGGCATCGGCGATCGCCGCCGAATAA